The following are from one region of the Sandaracinus amylolyticus genome:
- a CDS encoding sensor histidine kinase — translation MGRDDAQHDPAAPEARPGCLAEPEQVAVRLSRWLAIITTVPAGTLAIVQGARDRTMTPWLIALMTGILIAAVLLLSMWRASTRLQAAVVATALTATAWLGLVHYGPILGVGTLMAASCVCWTFFFGRAGMIGGVSATLGVLALVAWASRDGPLGPGWPTRAPPGVLVWLRTWLTVAGSTIFLSGVTHAVQQRYRKLLAAEIAARRAAEDATRARDEFLSLASHELRTPLTSLKLQVQALGAEQRAEDRVVQSLDRQVRRLERLVSSFLDVTSLDVGRTLMRETVDLGALAQDVVAAHDLELRRSGSTITLRVPRAIVGRWDRALLEQVLMQLVGNAIKFGAGRPIDVTIEASARDATVIVRDRGPGIATSEHGRIFDRFHRGVSWKHHGGLGLGLYLAQRIAAMHEGSLRVDSEPGAGSTFTLLLPRATEESAPREHAIVTEPSAIPSPT, via the coding sequence GTGGGCCGCGACGACGCGCAGCACGATCCCGCGGCGCCGGAAGCGCGACCGGGTTGTCTCGCCGAGCCCGAGCAGGTCGCGGTGCGCCTGTCGCGCTGGCTCGCGATCATCACCACCGTGCCCGCGGGCACGCTCGCGATCGTCCAGGGCGCGCGCGATCGGACGATGACGCCGTGGCTGATCGCGTTGATGACGGGGATCCTGATCGCGGCCGTGCTGTTGCTGTCGATGTGGCGTGCCTCCACGCGGCTGCAGGCCGCGGTCGTCGCGACGGCGCTGACCGCGACCGCGTGGCTCGGTCTGGTCCACTACGGCCCGATCCTCGGCGTGGGCACGCTGATGGCGGCGTCGTGCGTGTGCTGGACCTTCTTCTTCGGTCGCGCCGGGATGATCGGTGGTGTGAGCGCGACGCTGGGCGTCCTCGCGCTCGTCGCGTGGGCGAGCAGGGACGGCCCGCTCGGGCCCGGGTGGCCCACCCGCGCGCCGCCGGGCGTGCTCGTGTGGCTGCGCACCTGGCTCACCGTCGCGGGCAGCACGATCTTCCTCTCGGGCGTGACCCACGCGGTGCAGCAGCGTTATCGCAAGCTGCTCGCCGCCGAGATCGCGGCGCGCCGGGCCGCCGAGGACGCGACGCGCGCGCGCGACGAGTTCCTCTCGCTCGCATCGCACGAGCTGCGCACGCCGCTGACGTCGCTGAAGCTGCAGGTGCAGGCGCTCGGGGCCGAGCAGCGCGCCGAGGATCGTGTCGTCCAGAGCCTCGATCGACAGGTGCGACGGCTCGAGCGGCTCGTCTCGTCGTTCCTCGACGTCACGAGCCTCGACGTGGGCCGCACGTTGATGCGCGAGACGGTCGACCTCGGCGCGCTCGCGCAGGACGTGGTCGCCGCGCACGACCTCGAGCTGCGTCGCTCGGGCTCGACGATCACGCTGCGCGTCCCGCGGGCGATCGTCGGGCGCTGGGATCGCGCCCTGCTCGAGCAGGTCCTGATGCAGCTCGTCGGGAACGCGATCAAGTTCGGCGCGGGCCGGCCGATCGACGTGACGATCGAAGCGAGCGCGCGCGACGCGACGGTGATCGTGCGCGATCGGGGCCCCGGCATCGCGACGTCGGAGCACGGGCGCATCTTCGACCGGTTCCACCGCGGGGTCTCGTGGAAGCACCACGGCGGGCTCGGCCTCGGGCTCTATCTCGCGCAGCGCATCGCGGCGATGCACGAGGGGTCGCTGCGGGTCGACTCCGAGCCCGGCGCCGGCTCGACGTTCACCTTGCTCCTGCCGCGTGCGACCGAGGAGAGCGCGCCGCGCGAGCACGCGATCGTCACCGAGCCCTCGGCGATCCCCTCGCCGACCTGA
- a CDS encoding FAD-dependent monooxygenase has translation MPTPSIVIAGAGPAGMVLAYQLVERGVPVRVLEQHPDFEREFRGELIGASVLPALEQLDLVAPLVERGLARTDVERRMFVGASRRVTLPGGTERGAVISQPGFLALLHERCSRHPHYRLDFRTTAMRAIREGERVVALETRREGTTDRVTGDLFFVCSGRNSKVRKDLVTLELDEKPDDTLWLRFDLADAPQALPGPVEVHMFGGGVVVVLSATTRSRLQVAYSAPGDLGALRKDLPRLREALLPRIAEPLRALLAAKLDEKTESQVLRVSIDRLARWHVPGLMFLGDAAHTMGPAGAQGLNLAIRDSIVAANHVLDAIAEGRAIDDGVLAAIEAERRPEIEAAQSGQLRAYRMVQKPLVVQHLMFTMLGAVMKVKPIPGVVSAPVQPKHATRT, from the coding sequence ATGCCCACGCCCTCGATCGTCATCGCCGGCGCAGGCCCGGCCGGAATGGTGCTCGCGTACCAGCTCGTCGAGCGCGGCGTGCCGGTGCGCGTGCTCGAGCAACACCCGGACTTCGAGCGCGAGTTCCGCGGCGAGCTGATCGGGGCCTCGGTGCTGCCCGCGCTCGAGCAGCTCGATCTCGTCGCGCCGCTCGTCGAGCGAGGCCTCGCGCGCACCGACGTGGAGCGGCGCATGTTCGTCGGCGCGTCGCGACGCGTGACGCTCCCCGGTGGGACCGAGCGCGGCGCCGTGATCTCGCAGCCCGGCTTCCTCGCGCTGCTGCACGAGCGATGCAGCCGGCATCCCCACTACCGGCTCGACTTCCGCACCACCGCGATGCGCGCGATCCGCGAGGGCGAGCGCGTCGTCGCGCTCGAGACGCGGCGCGAGGGCACGACCGATCGCGTGACCGGCGATCTCTTCTTCGTGTGCAGCGGGCGCAACAGCAAGGTGCGCAAGGACCTCGTGACGCTCGAGCTCGACGAGAAGCCGGACGACACGCTGTGGCTGCGCTTCGATCTCGCCGACGCGCCGCAGGCGCTGCCGGGCCCGGTCGAGGTCCACATGTTCGGCGGCGGCGTGGTCGTCGTGCTCAGCGCGACGACGCGCTCGCGCCTGCAGGTCGCGTACAGCGCGCCCGGCGACCTGGGCGCGCTGCGCAAGGACCTGCCGCGGCTGCGCGAGGCGCTGCTGCCGCGCATCGCCGAGCCGCTCCGCGCGCTCCTCGCGGCGAAGCTCGACGAGAAGACCGAGTCGCAGGTGCTGCGCGTGTCGATCGATCGGCTCGCGCGCTGGCACGTCCCCGGGCTGATGTTCCTCGGCGATGCCGCGCACACGATGGGCCCGGCCGGTGCGCAGGGCCTCAACCTCGCGATCCGGGACAGCATCGTCGCGGCGAACCACGTGCTCGACGCGATCGCGGAAGGACGTGCGATCGACGACGGCGTGCTCGCTGCGATCGAGGCCGAGCGCAGGCCGGAGATCGAGGCGGCGCAGAGCGGTCAGCTGCGCGCGTACCGCATGGTGCAGAAGCCGCTCGTGGTGCAGCACCTGATGTTCACGATGCTCGGCGCGGTCATGAAGGTGAAGCCGATCCCGGGCGTGGTGAGCGCACCGGTGCAGCCGAAGCACGCGACGCGTACCTGA